The Cryptomeria japonica chromosome 2, Sugi_1.0, whole genome shotgun sequence region ATTCTGCAGTGGAGGCGAACCAGATCGAAGTTGTCAAGCACGTGGTTGACTTTCTTGACACATCCAAGCTTATCAGGACAGAAGACAACGAGGGCAATACAGTTTTACATGTTGCTACCAGGAAAAAACTCAAGCAGGTAAGCGTGCAGAGTGGCCCTCCCGTGCACAGAGATTCTTGCTTTGTCATATAATTCATTATTAATAGATTGAGGTTTTTGCAGATGGTCCGATGGCTGGTGACGTGTACGACTGTAAATGTAAACGCAGTGAACAAACAAGGGCTGACGGCACTGGATATCTTGGAGAAAGAACCGGCTCACTCGGGAGCCATGATAATCGGGGCGGCGCTCAAGGAAGTGGATGCGAAGCGCGCCTACGAGCTCCCCTTGGACCGCTTCAAGCGGGACGACCTCGCTCTTAAACTCAGCGTGAGCTCAATTAATAACCACGTTCGGGCTCAACTTTTCCAAACGGCCGACACGAGCGACCGAGTGAACGGCATGGCAAAGGAACTGCGGGAGCTGCacaaagaaggaattaaaaatgcAGGGAACACCGTGACTGTGGTGGCGGTGCTCATCGCTACCGTGGCCTTCGCCGCCATGTTCACCGTGCCCGGCGGCCTCAAAAATGGCGGCGAGGACGAAGGTACGGCTGTGATGGCGCACACCGTCGCCTTCAAAGTATTTGTAATTAGTGACACCGTGGCTTTATTCTCGTCGTTTGCTATAGTTCTGATTCTGGTGACTGTGGTGCCCTTTCATAAGAAAGTCTTAATGAAGCTTTTGTTCTTCATCAACAAGATTATGTGGGTGGCTGTTGGATGCACTGCCTCAGCTTTTTTGGCTGCATGTTATGTGGTGGTGGGGCCCAAGAGTCTGTGGGTTGCAATTAGCATGTGTGTTGTTGGAGCAGGAAGTATGGTGTTTATGTTCTCTTCTCTCGCCTCGCTCGTTGCCGCCCATCAGATGAAGAAAGCCCGACTCCGGAAAATTAAGAAGCGGAGAAATGGTGAGCGAGTGGCAATCGTAACACACGTGGGAGAAGATGAATATGAAGGGAATTTAGGGGAAACGAGCCAGAGATTTCCTCGGAGACGTAACCATTCTTCTTCTGACTCAGACTTTGAAAGCTCTGAACAGGACGGCTTCCATCCTTTGTAAACACATCAAAACTATCAATGGCTTTGATAACTTCTTCGCAACTTCCTCTTTTGAAAAGTCTCTACCGTCTGTCTTTTGAAGGTGGAGGTCCCCATCTTTTGAAGGTGGAAAATGAAATAACTAATATTCTCCTTTATCTGTATTTCCAAGTTTGAACAATGACAGCcaatatcattttattttagtTCATAAAGCTCGCAGGTAAAGCCTATTCGACAATGGTACGGCTGAAGATCGAATTCCATTGTCCCTCACTAGACTTTTCTTGCGGATTTAAATTGTATTTTTTTCATAAATAAGCTGTCTTTAACTTCAGTCCAACAATGAAACGTGTATTTGGAAAATATAACGACAACTAATGCAGTATTACTTTTCTTGCGCCTTCAGTTTAGTAGCTTTTATAATAATGTGAACAAATAGTCAGCCTTAAAAAGGTACGTACCCGAATATTAAATATGTCcgaataattaaaattttattggGGATATTCATTTGCTTTTTATTAATAAGTTGGGGAATTATATTTGAGCTTTGGTCTTGACTAAAGCGTAtgctattaaataaataattataatgtttagtaggaaagagaaataataaatcatattttattagaggataaaataaaataatttagaagatttttgtaaaataattaaattagaGTATAAATTTTTTATGTTTGAATATTTTATTAGATAATAATAGAGAGtagaaaatattattcaagagGTTCTCAATAAATGTCTcaataatttatttgaaaactatCATTATATGTAGTCAACTATTTCAACTTGGAACCTTGCTTGTGTATGTTATCTAACACCTCATAATCTGCTTGAGCTCACATGTCTAAGGACATGAACCACAAAACATAGAACAACTCCCTAGTTTTCGATTGCGCATTATGAATGTAATTAGTAAAGAAGACTAGATCATATAGTCTCTCAAAAACTTTAAGTGATCTCTGTCATGGATCAAGATAAGGTTAACTACAACTTTTTCTATAACCCCATATTAAGCTCTAAGCAATTGCAAATTTTGTCATACCATGTCTAGTTCTAGAGAAACCCCTTCCATGCCAATTAATTGAAGCACATTTTTTGTTTGTATCCTCCTCAATTCTCTCTCTACCTATACTTTCTTTAGCAACTAAGCCTTTCACAACTAACACTATCTCCGTATTACAAAAGTGGAATGATAAGAAAACTTAAAAGATCTTGAGGCAAATCATTGTATTGGCAACCATTATTTCAAGAATCACTATAAAATCCTCATGAATAGTAGCCCTTGACTGTAAAGATCTAGTTTTTCAACTCTAGGAATAGTGGAAAGGATGTGATTCCATATGAATCTACTGAAATtaatagattttcattaattctttcatcaTTAACAAGTAGTCAATAGATTTTTGTGAATGTATATGAAGTTTAATATGGAGtgttaaaaactaaataaaatacaaGAAATATAAATAGTAGTAAAAAGTATTAAGAATGTTTTTATAATACCTTTTTTAAAAGTAAACGAAATTAAATCACTTAAATATTTCTAGAGAtttatatattacaattaaattttcAACAAtgctaaaataaaaaagaaaggaaaGTATGTTACCTATGATAAGGAAGATGAACAGTTAATGATTTATTTTTGAGGAAGACTATCTATGGGGTTTTATAAAAAAATTAGCATagagaaaatgattgttttcaagATGAAAAGGGGAGCAATAATAGAGGTAATAGAGGCGAAGAATTTGGAAGAAAAATTTGTTAACAAGTGAAATTTTTTATTTGACTGataaataatttaagaaaatttGACTACATATATGAAAATAGAAAGGGAATCCAAGAGCCAATGTTGTAGATAAGAGCTtagatcaagaagaagaaactataAAGAAGAATGGTATCCAAAAGTTTTTAAGTGTGATATAAGAATTATTAGAGAAGAAAAATGCAACATTAGAGTTTTAGttgtaagaaaaaaataaaaaattgtatttaAAGTTTTTACATCGAGAGGCGTAACCTAGAATGGCATCATATAGGGGTCATCACTAGTAACggtgtaagaaaaaagaaatgGGACAACACTAGTAACGGTGGAAGAAAAAAGAAATGATTTGTATTCCTGGAGAAGTGAAGATTAACCTGAGCTGTCACCGTCCAAGCTGTCAACCCTAGCTATCATCAACTGCAGCCCCATTGAAACCCCGATGAgaaggaaggaaaaaaaaaaaaattgaaactgaCGATAATGGAAAAACAAAGAATTGCTTGACATTTTGGTTGTTACAAATGCATGGAGAAGGAAGTGCAACAGTCTTAATGCATGGAAGCGAGAATATGAGGGGTTACCGATGGTAAAATGTTTCAAGTGACACACATCAAAATGCAACGACAAAAAATGAACAGTCACCTTGTGTTTTTAAAAAGCTAATCATTTCATATTTGAATTGCAATAAACCATCATGCTCCACCAGACAAGTGTCCAAGACTTCCATTAACTTTTCATTCCAGCATTGGATTACTTCTCTTTGTATCTCGAATACTATTCTTCTCAATGTAGGTGCCATTGTTGACCACCTAACAGTAAGTACATTTATTGGGTTTTTTAAATTTGTAGGAGAGATAACTGTTAACACTGAATTGTAATAACTATGATTGCAGAACAAATGGATAGACATGTTTGGCTGCATGGTAACACATCCTAAAATGGTGCAAGTTCTATCGCATGGGCGACTAGGTCACAGGAAAGGCTCTCTTCGATTGGTATCTTGTTCCTCCATTGACACCATCTCATACTTTGattctcttgatatgcatgtttacaATATTGTATTAGGTATACTTCTAGATATTTGTGCTGAAGATTATAGGACAAATTTTCATTTCACAAGCAAAGGATTAAATAGTGGGATTGAAACCATTGTCGTATTATCTCACCATCAATTTCCATTG contains the following coding sequences:
- the LOC131072793 gene encoding ankyrin repeat-containing protein At2g01680-like gives rise to the protein MGKEKQWEVMDSRVFEAAHLGNINAIQDLIDESADVLEQVTSSSQNSVLHVAARAGQTEFVSEILRIKPEILSYVNSKRDTALHEAAREGHSAVVKVLLDKDQRIVYKVNQDYETALFVACKEGHINVVNDLIQVASLLALDSEKPDERTSLHAASTRGHADIVKELIKARPGLVGKVDKQGSSPLHSAAPHGYLEVTRALLTADPEICYMLDGSGRSALHIAAMKGRLSVVHEILSFRPDSAGVLSTAGETFLHSAVEANQIEVVKHVVDFLDTSKLIRTEDNEGNTVLHVATRKKLKQMVRWLVTCTTVNVNAVNKQGLTALDILEKEPAHSGAMIIGAALKEVDAKRAYELPLDRFKRDDLALKLSVSSINNHVRAQLFQTADTSDRVNGMAKELRELHKEGIKNAGNTVTVVAVLIATVAFAAMFTVPGGLKNGGEDEGTAVMAHTVAFKVFVISDTVALFSSFAIVLILVTVVPFHKKVLMKLLFFINKIMWVAVGCTASAFLAACYVVVGPKSLWVAISMCVVGAGSMVFMFSSLASLVAAHQMKKARLRKIKKRRNGERVAIVTHVGEDEYEGNLGETSQRFPRRRNHSSSDSDFESSEQDGFHPL